The Candidatus Poribacteria bacterium genome has a segment encoding these proteins:
- the rsmD gene encoding 16S rRNA (guanine(966)-N(2))-methyltransferase RsmD: MRVIAGTFRGRRLATPKGNCLVRPTADRVKESVFSILQEQIVDANFLDLCAGTGNMGIEALSRGAKHVTFLERDRRCIEIIERNLHTCGLLTESHARYHLLRRDVMKGIAYLCKRSTTFEIIYFDPPYGADLAGGLQLYKTCLPLLAESSLLCIDGILLVEHAKQCVVPDGVGNLRRSRHARYGDTVVSFYEKNL; encoded by the coding sequence ATGAGAGTGATTGCTGGCACATTCAGAGGTAGACGCTTGGCGACTCCGAAAGGAAATTGTCTCGTCCGTCCTACTGCTGATCGGGTTAAAGAATCGGTTTTTAGTATTCTGCAGGAACAAATAGTAGATGCAAATTTCCTGGACCTGTGTGCCGGTACCGGGAATATGGGAATTGAGGCGTTGAGCCGCGGTGCGAAACATGTCACGTTTTTGGAGCGCGACCGGCGGTGCATCGAGATTATCGAACGAAACCTCCACACATGTGGTCTGCTGACTGAATCCCATGCGCGGTATCATCTGCTCCGTCGCGATGTTATGAAAGGGATTGCATACCTCTGTAAGCGATCCACGACGTTTGAAATTATCTATTTTGATCCCCCGTATGGTGCTGATTTAGCAGGGGGATTGCAATTGTATAAGACCTGTTTACCACTGCTTGCCGAAAGTTCGCTGCTCTGTATTGATGGCATTCTGCTTGTTGAGCATGCAAAGCAGTGTGTTGTGCCAGATGGCGTCGGGAATTTGAGGCGGAGTCGGCACGCGCGTTACGGGGATACAGTTGTATCGTTTTATGAAAAGAATCTTTAG
- a CDS encoding cupin domain-containing protein codes for MKILNLQSGTPFQMGKGKNWRVVHPDMGSKQLTLNHGVHAPGQEFTQHYHDASEDAIVVLEGGGAIRQGAVYTPITAGDVIFVPAGEVHGTVNTTPNMARLISFQAPPDMALYRGERDTPDAAPTPQAGHRSNVQVINMTRSGPVFGKSTDWRNVVSPQKGSVHLSLDYIYLNKGENFVHEPIDSESIYVLRDGCAEVTTDTGETNALEQHDVLFLAPGDTFSLSQVGDEPSAIISCWAVAASGS; via the coding sequence ATGAAAATTTTGAATCTTCAGTCCGGAACGCCCTTTCAAATGGGTAAAGGTAAGAACTGGCGTGTTGTCCATCCGGATATGGGGTCCAAACAATTGACCTTAAATCATGGGGTTCACGCCCCCGGTCAAGAGTTTACGCAGCATTATCACGATGCATCGGAAGACGCGATTGTCGTTTTAGAAGGTGGTGGTGCTATCCGTCAAGGAGCGGTCTACACACCAATCACTGCGGGCGATGTTATCTTTGTGCCGGCAGGCGAGGTACATGGAACGGTGAATACGACACCGAACATGGCGCGTTTAATTAGTTTCCAAGCTCCGCCAGATATGGCACTCTACCGGGGTGAACGAGATACGCCGGATGCTGCCCCCACACCTCAAGCTGGGCATCGAAGTAACGTCCAAGTCATTAATATGACGCGCAGTGGTCCTGTTTTTGGAAAATCCACCGACTGGCGAAATGTGGTCTCCCCGCAAAAAGGTTCTGTACATCTTTCCTTAGATTATATCTATCTCAACAAAGGGGAAAACTTTGTGCATGAACCGATAGACAGCGAGTCAATTTATGTGTTGCGCGATGGATGTGCTGAAGTGACAACAGATACGGGAGAGACGAATGCTTTGGAACAGCATGATGTCCTTTTCCTCGCCCCTGGAGACACGTTTTCACTTTCTCAAGTGGGGGATGAACCCTCAGCGATCATATCTTGTTGGGCAGTTGCCGCTTCCGGAAGTTAA
- a CDS encoding alpha-galactosidase codes for MRSDEITVSRQGNLAVINHAQFEIKFNLSKGTWDYVDGNDDTIIRDGCTQITLDDGSVVKTEDAGTREFITELPKTDAFGTYHQIRFSHEATGKGVRINTYLNCYTAHPAIHLKVGIENLKSEPLRLDSVTVLGISSNRGGVLLGGLPADCHLFINTPPVSPGVSRKLYEGFLLNETDAMHPSNDGVLCDTKGGKAIVFGFLTTEKWWPRIQVGCHRNGGRGSRGQGKGSSASGVNPWALYHECRQQCNSGEEITSETAYVNFADEASAAYKHYTSLIAAQSIAYEDDRVQKQTPFEYSAPATVWTLFDTEGSIDANAILTQIDALAESPMFQPNCPGGIDTIQLNAVSESELEIFPRGSGTSVSQYREEMKRITRHIRAKGFKAGIRFNPFCAVLDSALVRNHPDYCIREQTTSRRGKKYSRSHSSRNGYKPASVHLPENGKEVALLDVSHPEVQSRIREQMKQIVGECGYSFIYADFTAYTMGLTNASHNMRWHDRSLTSLELYRLAGKLLREAIDEAQSESVLLKDDVLLAGYNTVPGSCIGSIDVNTPLLSPTLSTTGGASNRPSDAWHHQRGTKHRLSRYAAHLREHNVLWGHIFGEIAINEPRPINEAIVEMTAAALSGGTVLCADQFPTLTPLRAGYLAKIFPLIGKAATPVDLYDEPFPKIWYLPVSTPRESWHLAAVFNWDDTEDDAYFELETLGLPKSKEFLVHDFWMRQYLGKVSDSVTLLNIPPRSAKLLCFREEQDVPQFLATDMHYTQGGVEILSAGWDRHSQSYMIVCKPLRQAEGTCFIHVPDGYLPVSVATYGGDYQYNWDKPICKLTFTGTQPDQLVQASVHFAKTSGGNL; via the coding sequence ATGAGATCAGATGAGATAACAGTATCACGGCAGGGTAACCTTGCCGTGATAAACCACGCGCAATTTGAGATTAAGTTTAACCTTTCAAAAGGAACATGGGATTATGTTGATGGAAACGACGACACAATTATCCGAGATGGTTGTACGCAGATAACCCTTGACGATGGGAGTGTCGTCAAGACTGAGGACGCTGGTACTCGCGAATTTATCACGGAACTTCCGAAAACCGACGCTTTCGGTACTTATCACCAAATTCGCTTCTCACATGAGGCGACAGGTAAGGGAGTGCGGATAAACACCTACCTCAATTGTTATACCGCACACCCCGCGATACACCTTAAGGTTGGTATTGAAAACCTAAAATCGGAACCGCTTCGACTCGATAGTGTAACAGTGCTCGGGATTTCATCTAACCGTGGTGGTGTGTTACTGGGTGGGCTTCCAGCGGATTGCCATCTCTTTATTAACACGCCACCTGTTTCTCCCGGTGTCAGTAGAAAACTTTATGAGGGGTTTTTACTCAATGAAACCGACGCTATGCATCCGAGCAATGATGGTGTGCTTTGCGATACAAAAGGCGGAAAAGCAATTGTCTTCGGTTTCCTGACAACTGAGAAGTGGTGGCCCCGAATTCAAGTGGGTTGTCATAGAAATGGTGGGCGCGGCTCGCGCGGGCAGGGCAAGGGGTCATCCGCGTCCGGTGTTAATCCGTGGGCACTTTATCATGAGTGTCGGCAGCAGTGCAATTCCGGTGAAGAAATCACCTCCGAAACTGCTTACGTTAACTTTGCAGATGAGGCATCTGCAGCCTATAAACATTATACGTCGCTGATAGCCGCACAGAGCATCGCGTATGAGGACGATCGTGTTCAAAAGCAGACACCCTTCGAATACAGCGCACCCGCTACTGTGTGGACACTTTTCGATACAGAAGGATCAATTGATGCAAATGCTATCTTAACCCAAATAGACGCTCTTGCCGAGAGTCCGATGTTTCAGCCGAACTGTCCGGGCGGCATTGATACTATTCAATTGAATGCAGTCTCGGAATCAGAATTGGAGATTTTTCCGCGAGGTTCAGGGACCTCGGTATCGCAATATCGTGAGGAAATGAAACGGATTACCCGTCATATCCGAGCAAAGGGTTTCAAAGCGGGTATCCGGTTCAATCCGTTCTGTGCAGTCCTTGATTCGGCACTTGTCCGAAACCATCCAGACTATTGTATACGAGAGCAGACGACATCCCGTCGTGGAAAAAAATATTCGCGTAGTCATTCTTCGCGTAACGGCTACAAACCTGCCTCCGTTCATCTACCAGAGAATGGTAAAGAGGTCGCACTCTTGGATGTTTCGCACCCAGAGGTGCAGTCCCGTATTCGTGAACAGATGAAACAGATCGTTGGCGAATGTGGATATTCCTTCATCTACGCTGACTTTACAGCTTATACGATGGGACTTACGAACGCTTCACACAACATGCGCTGGCATGATCGCAGCCTGACCTCACTCGAGCTGTATCGTCTCGCTGGGAAATTGCTCAGGGAGGCGATTGATGAAGCACAGTCGGAGAGCGTACTTCTAAAGGATGATGTTCTGCTGGCAGGATACAATACTGTCCCCGGTTCGTGCATTGGTAGTATTGATGTTAATACCCCACTCCTCAGTCCTACCCTGTCTACAACGGGTGGGGCTTCCAATCGTCCAAGTGACGCGTGGCATCATCAACGTGGTACAAAGCATCGTTTGAGCAGATATGCAGCGCATCTGAGGGAACATAACGTTCTCTGGGGACACATCTTTGGTGAGATTGCCATTAATGAACCGCGTCCGATCAACGAGGCAATTGTGGAAATGACAGCCGCTGCATTGAGTGGTGGGACAGTCTTGTGCGCAGACCAATTTCCGACACTGACTCCGTTACGTGCGGGTTACTTGGCAAAAATCTTTCCACTCATAGGTAAGGCTGCTACGCCTGTAGACCTTTACGATGAACCTTTCCCCAAAATATGGTATCTACCCGTGTCAACACCTCGTGAATCCTGGCATCTCGCCGCAGTTTTCAACTGGGACGACACCGAGGACGACGCCTATTTTGAACTGGAGACACTTGGGTTACCCAAATCTAAGGAATTCCTCGTCCACGACTTCTGGATGCGCCAATATCTTGGAAAGGTTTCGGACAGTGTAACCTTGTTGAATATTCCACCCCGTTCTGCTAAACTGCTCTGTTTCCGTGAAGAACAGGACGTGCCACAGTTCCTCGCCACGGATATGCACTATACACAAGGTGGTGTTGAGATTCTATCTGCTGGTTGGGATAGGCACAG